The DNA sequence ACCGGGACTGGACCTTCACCTACGCCAATCCGCCGGCGGCCCGGATGCTCGGGCGCCAGCATCCGGACGAGCTGATCGGCCGCCAGGTCTGGACCGCGTTCCCGACCGTGGTCGGACGGCCATTCCAGCAGGCCTGCGAGCAGGCCATGCAGGACCAGCAGCCCATCGTGCGCGAGGACCACCACCCGCCCTGGGACCGCTGGTTCGAGTCCCGCATCTACCCGTCGCCGCAGGGCCTGTCGATCTACTTTTCCGACATCACGCCCCGGCGGCAGGCCGAGCGGGCGCTGCAGGTCAGCGAGCAGCGCTACCGGCTGGCGGCGAGCCACGGCCAGATCTGGGACTGGAGCGCCGACACCGGTCAGCTGGTCATCGCCTCCGGGTTCTGGGTGGGGCAGGGGCTGCAGGCGCCGCCGCCGCAGGCCAGCCTGCATCGGTTCGAGGAGCGCCTGCATCCGGACGATCTGTCGTGCTTCCGGTCGGCACTCACGGCCCATCTGCGGCAGCGGGCGCCGTACTGGCTGGAATTCCGCATGCGCCATGCCGATGGTTCTTGGCGCTGGTTCCAAACCCAGGGCCAGGCGGTCTGGGATGCCCGCGGGCGCGCCATCTACATGGCCGGCACCACCTTCGACATCACCGAGCGCAAGGGGGCCGAGGAGGCGCTGCGCGAATCCGAGGCCTACCGCCGCCTGGTGTTCGAGCAACTGGCCGACGGCGTGCTGCTGATCGACAGCACGCTGATGGTGCTGGATGCCAACCCGCAGGCGCAGGCCATGCTGGGCTACACCCGCGCGGAACTCCTGCGCCTGTCGATGCACGACCTGCTGGCCGAACACGAGCGTCCGCGGCTGGATGCCGAGCGGGTCCGGCTGCTCTCGGGGGGAATGCACCTGGACGAATGGGCACACCGGCGCCGGGATGGCACGCAGTTCCCGGCCGAGGTCAGCGTCCGGGCCCTGGACGGGCAGCGCCACGTCAAGGTGCTGCGCGACATCTCCGCGCGGCGTGCCACGGAGACCGCGCTGCTGAACTACCAGCTGGAGCTGTCCGAGCTCACCCAGCGCCTGCTGGAGCAGGAAAAGCAGACCACCCAGCGCGTGGCGCAGGCGCTCCACGACCACGTCGGACAGACGCTGGCGGTGATCCGGCTGAATCTGGATGCAGCGCAGGCCACCTACGGCCCCTCGATGCCGGCCGGTCTGCAGCAGACCTGCGGTGGCCTGTCGCAGATGCTGGACCAGGTGGTGCGCGAGGTCCGGCTGGTGCTGGCCGATCTGCGCCCCCCGCTGCTGGAGGCGCAGGGGCTGGTGACGGCGATCGACAACGAGATCCGCTCCCGGGTGCTGCCCGGTGTCGGCAGCGAGACGGGGGCGGACGTGCTGATCGAGGTCAGTGACGAGCTGGCCGCTCGGCGCTGGCCGGCGGATGTCGAATATGGCGTGTTCATGGTGGCGCGGGAGGCCATTGCCAACGCCCGCCAGCACGCGGGTGCGAGCCTGATCCGCGTGATCCTGGGCGAGGACGACGGGGCTGGCGCCGACGGGCTGGCGCTGGACGTGCAGGACGACGGGCGCGGCATTCCGGCGCTCATGCAGCAGGGGCGGCCCGGCCACCTCGGCATCGTCGGCATGCGCGAGCGGGCCATCGCCATCGGCGCCCGGTTTTCGGTGGGGCCCGGCCCGGATGGCGGGACACGGGTCTCCCTGCGCTGGAAGGCGGACAAGACATGAACACGTGTGCGCTGTATCTGGTCGATGACCACGCGATGATGCGCGACGGGCTGCGCGCGGTGCTGCAGGCGGCCGGGCACCGGGTGGTGGGCGAGTCGGGCGATCCCACGGTGGCGCTGGCGGAGCTGCAGCAGCTCCAGCCGGCCTTGCTGCTGCTCGATCTGCACCTGGGCGAGCAGCAGTCCGGGCTGGCCTTGCTGGGCGAGTTGCAGCGCCGTCAGTTGCCGGTGCGCACCATCGTGCTGAGCATGTCGGCGCAACCCCGCCATGTGGCCGAAGCGCTGCGCCTGGGTGCGATGGGCTATGTGCTCAAGGGCTCGCCGTCGAGCGAGCTGCTGGGCGCGGTCGACGCCGTGCTGCAGGGACGGCGCCACCTGAGCCCGGACGTGGCCGATCTGGCCGTGCAGGGCCTGACGGCCCGTGACGAGGCCTCGGCACTCGACGGCCTGTCGGTGCGGGAGCGGCAGATCATCGCCATGGTCGTGCGCGGCCATTCGAGCACCGAGATCGGCACGCTGCTGCACCTGTCGCCCAAGACGGTCGACTCCTACCGCAGCCGCCTGATGGGCAAGCTGGGCGTCTCGGACGTGCCGGCGCTGGTGCGGCTGGCCATCCGGGCCGGTCTGATCGACGCCGACGAACCGTGAGTCTTTTCGTGCCTTACTTGGTGCTGACGGCGTTTTCCGGCAGGACCTGTCCAGAACTCCCCGCAGACCCGGCAGGCCCGCCCTCCTAGAGTCCCGGCACGCTGGAAGTCACTCTGGTGCCATTCCGGCGCCACTCCGGCGGGAGCCTCGGCGTGTCCCTGCACGGTCTTGAATCCGAACTGCCCTGCCGCGTCTTGGTCGTGGTCGGCTCGCCGCGTCGGCTGGCCGAGGTGCACGCCGTGCTGGGTCTGGTCATGCCCGACGGCCTCGTGGAAGTTGCCGACACCGTGGTGGAGGCGCTGCTGCGCCTGACCCGCAAGCCGGCGCAGCTGCTGCTGCTGGACCTGGCGGTGGATGACGCCTTCGCACCCATGGTCGTCCGGCACCTGGCGCGTGTGGCACCGGTCACCGAGGTGCTGGTGTTCGATGACCGCGCCCGCACCGTCCCCGGCCACCAGCGGGTGCACGCCTGGGAAGAACTGGACAGCGTGCTGACCCGCTGGCACGCGGTGGTGCAGCGATCCGCCCGTGGGCTGCATGGACCAGAAGAAGAAAGAAGCCTGTCATGAAACCGGCCCCCCATCCCCCGAACGAAGCCGCACGCCTGCAGACCCTGACGGGCCTGAACGTGCTCGATACCCCCGCCGATCCGGTGCTGGACGGCCTGGTGCGCAGTGCCGCGCTGGCATTGGGCTGCCCGATCTCGCTGGTCAGTCTGGTCGATGCGGACCGCCAGTGGTTCAAGGCCCGGGTCGGACTGGATGCCACCCAGACCGGCCGTGCGCCGTCCTTCTGCGGGCACGCCGTCCTGGGGGACACCCTGTTCGAGGTACCCGATGCGACGCTGGACGCGCGCTTTGCCGACAACCCGCTGGTCACGGGTGACCCGAACGTGCGCTTCTACGCCGGCATGCCGCTCACCCTCGACGGACACGCCATCGGCACCCTGTGCGTGATCGACCGCCAGCCCCGCCAGCTCACTGAAGCGCAGCGCGAGATGCTGGAAGACTTGGGCCGCGTGGCGACCCACTGGATGCAGAGCTGGCGCCAGTCGCAGGCGCTGGACCAGCACATGCACCACCTGGAGGAGCGTGTGGCCACGCGCACGCAGGAACTTGCGCTGGCCAAGCAGGCGGCCGAAGCGGCCAACGAGGCCAAGAGCGCCTTCCTCGCCACGATGAGCCACGAGATCCGCACGCCGATGAACGGCGTGGTCGGCATCGTCGACGTGCTGCGGCAGTCGAGCCTGACGCCCTACCAGTCCGACCTGGCCGACACGATCCGCGACTCGGCCTTCGCGCTGCTGGGCATCCTGGACGACATCCTCGACTTCTCGAAGATCGAGGCCGGGCACCTGGCGCTGGAATCCGAGCCCGTGGCGCTGCTGCGGCTGGTGGAGGGCGTGTGTGACGCGCTGCAGCCGGTGGCGGTGGCGCGGCGCGTGTCGCTGCAGGTGTTCGTCGATCCGGCGCTGCCGGCGTGGATCCTCAGCGATGTGGTGCGGCTGCGCCAGATCCTCAACAACCTGCTGGCCAACGCGGTCAAGTTCTCGGCCGGGCTGGAGCGGGCCGGCCAGGTGCGGGTGCGGGCCGAAGCGCTCGGCGAAGACCGTCTGGTCCTGCAGGTCCGCGACAACGGCATCGGGCTGCCGGCATCGGCGCAGGCCCGGGTCTTCGATCCCTTCGAACAGGCCGAAGGCAGCACCTCGCGCCGCTACGGTGGCACCGGTCTGGGGCTGTCCATCTGCCGCCGCCTCGTGACGGCGTTTGGTGGCGACATCCGCGTCGAGAGCACACCGGGGCAGGGCGCCGTGTTCACGGTGACGCTGCCCTTGCAGCGCTGCGAGCGCGCCCCGGCCACCCACTTCGAGCGCGAGGCCGAACTCTCCGGCCTGCAGGGCCACGTGCTGCTGGACGATCCGCAGCAGGCCCGGGACTGGTGTGCCTATCTGACGGCCGCCGGCGCGCAGGTGCAGTGCTGGTCCGACGCCGACGCGCTGTGGCGGGCGCTGGCGGACCGGCGACCGGATGGTCCGACCGTCGTGCTGTGGCAGACCCGGCAGAACCGCGACCCGGCCGAGACGACGCGGGTGCGGATGCGTGGCGAGGCGGTGGCCCCGGGCCTGCAGTGGGTCTGGCTCACGCCGGGCCAGCGGCGCAATCCGCGGGTGCTCGGCCCCGGGCTGGTGATGCTCGACCAGGACGCGCTGCACCGCGCTGCGCTGCTCAAGGCGGTGGCGCTGGCGGTCGGCCGCCGTGTGCCGGATCCCGTCGAGCTGGGCACCGGGGCATCGCCGGGCCGACCGCTGCTGTCGGACAACCGGGATGCCGTGCTGCAGGGCCGGCTGGTGCTGGTCGCCGAGGACAACGACATCAACCAGAAGGTGATCCGCCGGCAGCTGGCGCTGCTCGGGCTGTCCGCCGAAGTGGCAGACAACGGGCTGGATGCTCTGGAGCGCGCCCGCAGCGGACGTTTTGCGCTGCTGCTGACCGATCTGCACATGCCGGGCATGGACGGCTACGAACTCGCCAGCACGCTGCGCCGCGGGGAGAGCCCCGGCCAGCACCTGCCCATCATCGCGCTGACCGCCAATGCGCTGAGCGGCGAGGCCGAACGCTGCCGCACGGCGGGCATGGACGACTACCTCACCAAGCCCGTGCAGCTCGAACAGCTGGGCGCGACGCTGGCCCGCTGGCTGGCGCCGGCCGTCTCGCCGCCCTCGATGCCGCTGCCTGGCGACGGACCGGCCCTGCCGGTGTTCGACCCGACGGCGCTCGCCCGGCTGGTCGGTGACGATCCGGCGGTGATCGACAGCTTCCAGCGCGATTACCTGGTGTCCAGCCGCGCCACCGCCGAGCTGCTGCGCACGGCGACCGCCCGCGCGGACTGGGCGCAGGCCAGTGCCCTGGGGCACCGCCTGAAATCCTCGTCCCGGTCCATCGGCGCGATGGCGCTGGGCGGCTGCTGCGCCGGCATCGAGCAGGCGGGCGCGACGGGCGACGGGGTCGCCGTCACGGCCTGGATGCAGCGCTTCGAGTGCGAACTGGCCGCGCTGGTGGCCCGGCTGGAGGCGGTCCCTGCCACCGCACAGACCGCCATGGCCAGCCGCGACGCCGACCCCACGCTGATGCTCGTCGACGACGACCCGTTCCAGCTCCAGGTGCTGCAGCGCCAGCTCGCTGCGCTCGGGGTCGGCTCGGTCCAGTCCTGCACCTCCGGGGCCCTCGCGCTGCAGCGTCTGCGCGGGCGCGACACCTCGGCGATGCTGCTGCTGCTCGACCTGAACATGCCGGGCATGGACGGCGTCGAATTCATGCGCCACCTCGCCGAGCAGCACTACCAGGGCGCACTGGCACTCGTCAGCGGGGCCGACCACCGCGTGCTGGAAACGGCCGCCAAGCTCGCCAGCGCCTACCAGCTGCACGTGCTGCACCACTTGCACAAACCGGTGGCCTCGGCGGTCCTGGGAGAGCTGGTGGCACGCTGGCGCGGCTTCGTGCCGGCGCAGGTGCGCCACGCGGCCCGTACACGGACCCCGGACGAGATCGACCGCGCGCTGCGTGGCAACCAGCTGATCCTGCATTACCAGCCCAAGGTCTCCATGGCGGACGGCGCGCTGGTGGGCGTCGAGGCACTGGTGCGCTGGCGGCATCCGTCCGAAGGACTGCTCTATCCCGACAGCTTCATCGCGGTGGCCGAATCCAGCGGCCAGATCGATGCGCTCACCCGCAGCGTGCTCTCGCAGGCGATGGGGCAGGCGCGCCGCTGGCGCGAAGCGGGCATGGGCCTGCGTGTGGCGGTCAATGTCTCGATGGACAACCTGGCGCGGCTGGACTTCCCGGAGTTCGTGCTGCGCGAGGCGGTCCACCACGGCGTGCCGCTGACCGACCTGATGCTGGAGGTGACCGAGTCGCGCCTGATGCGCGACGCGCGGGTGCCGATGGACATCCTGACCCGGCTGCGCCTGAAGCACATCGGCCTGTCGATCGACGACTTCGGCACCGGCCACTCGTCGCTGGCGCAGCTGCGCGACATCCCCTTCGACGAGCTGAAGATCGACCGCGGCTTCGTCCACGGCAACCGGGACCAGCCGACCCAGCGTGCCATCTTCGCCGCTAGCCTGGAGATGGCGCACCAGCTCGACATGACCGCGGTCGCCGAAGGCGTCGAGGACCGGGCCGACTGGGACTTCGCGCGGGCGGCGGGTTGCGACATCGCGCAGGGCTACTTCATCGGCCGCCCGATGCCGGCCGAGGCGCTGCCGGACTGGATCCGACTCTGGCGCAAGCGCAGCGAGACGCTCTGACCCGAACTGAGCGACAAGCCCCGGGGTTCAGCCCGGGGTCGAGCGTTCAAGCCGGAACGGCTTGCTGCTGTTCGATGTACTGACGCAGGATTTCGATTGGCGCTCCACCACAAGACGCGGCGAAGTAGGACGGGGACCACAAAACGCCCCGGCGCTTCAGCCACGGATGGAAGTCCCCGAATTCCTTGCGCAACAGGCGCGATGAAACCCCCTTCAGGCTGTTCACCAGCGCGCTCAACGCGACCTTCGGCGGGTAGTTGATGAGCAGGTGAACGTGATCATGCTCGCCGTTGAACTCGATCAGCTCGGCATCGAAGTCTTTGCACACGTCGGAAAGGATGCGGTGAAGGCTGTCGAGATGCTCTTGTCGGAACACCCCGCGCCTGTATTTGGTCACGAAGACCAAGTGGGCATGAATGGCAAAAAAGCAGTGTCTGCCCCGGCGATAGTCAGTTTCTTGTGTCATAGACCAATTGTGCTACAGTGATTTCATGGAAGCCACCAAGACCCTCAAGCTGCGCATCAAGGACAAGCACGCCGCCGTGCTGTCGGCGATGGCGCGCGAGGTGAATCAGATGTGGAACTACTGTAACGAGACGAGCAGCCGGGCGATCCGCGAGCGCCGCGAGTGGCTGAGTGGGTTCGACCTGCAGAAGCTCACGGCCGGGTACTCGAAGTGCGAAGGCGTGCGCATCGGCAGTGCCACGGTGCAACTGGTGTGCGAGGAATACGCCACCCGGCGCAAGCAGTTCAAGAAAGCCCGGCTGAACTGGCGCGTGTCGAACCCGAAGTCGGCGAAGCATTCGCTGGGCTGGGTGCCGTTCAAGGCGGGCGGCGCGAAGTACAAGGCCGGGCAGATCGCTTTCCTTGGGCACAAGTTCAGCCTGTGGGACAGCTACGGCCTGAGCCGGTTCGATCTGCGCGCCGGATCGTTCTCGCAGGATGCGCGCGGCCGGTGGTACCTGAACGTGTGCGTCAAGGTGGACGTGCCGAAGTCGGCCGGCACCGGTCTGGTGGGGATCGACCTCGGCCTGAAGACCACGGCGACGTGCTCGGACGGCGAAGAGCTGGCGTCCGGCCTGTACCGCAAGCATGAGGGCGCGCTGGGGATCGCCCAGCGGGCGCGCAAGAAAGACCGGGCGCGCGCGATCCACGCGAAGATCGTCAACACGCGCAAGGACGCGATGCACAAGTTCTCGACGGGGCTGGTCGCGCGCAACGCGGCGATCTTTGTCGGGAACGTGCAAGCCGGCGCGATGGTGAAGACCACCATGGCGAAGTCCACGTTGGATGCCGGGTGGTCGATGCTGAAGACGATGCTGGAATACAAGAGCCATGGGGCCGGCATCGTGTTCGAAGAGGTGAATGAAGCCTACACAACCCAGACTTGTTCGAGCTGCGGGGTCATTCCCGCCAGCAGTCCGAAAGGTAGGACAGGTCTGCGAATGAGGCGATGGACTTGCTGCGACTGCGGCGCGGAACACCACCGCGATGTGAAAGCTGCCCTGAACATCGCTGCGCGCGGACATGCGCGTCTCGCAGGAGGAATCCCCTTCCTTTAGGGCGGGGAGGATGTCAATGACAATCGCGGGATGCCTGCCTCTGTCCCCACTGCCTGCCTCGCCCACCTGGAAACCCTGCTCGCCGATGGCCGTCGGCGCGCGCTGCTCGGTCTGATCGGCCCGCCCGGCGCCGGCAAGTCGACCTTTGCTGCCGCGCTGCTCGCCGCCTGGGAAGCCCGCCACCCCGGCACCGCGCAGGTGGTGCCGATGGACGGCTACCACCTTGCCAACGTCGAGCTGGCCCGCCTCGGCCGCGCCGCGCGCAAGGGCGCGCCGGACACCTTCGACAGCGCCGGTTTCGTGTCCCTGCTGCGCCGCCTGCGCGACCAGCCCGCGGACGAAACCGTGCTGGCGCCCGAGTTCCGCCGCGAGATCGAGGAGCCGGTCGCCGGCGCGATTCCCGTGTTCCCCGAGACCCGGCTGGTCATCGTCGAAGGCAACTACCTGCTGCTCGACGACCCGCATCTGGGCGCCTGGGGGCAGGTGAACGCGCTGCTGGACGAGGCCTGGTATGTGGACGTGGACCCCGCGCTGCGGCTGGAGCGGCTGGTCGCGCGCCATGTGCAGTTCGGCCGCAGCCCGGAGGCCGCGCGGGCCTGGGTCGAGAGCACCGACGAACCCAACGCGCGCCTGATCGAAGGCACCCGCGCGCGGGCTGACCGTTGCATCGCCTGGTAAGGCACAAGACCCACAAGACACACAGGGGAATCCGATGGATCTGGGACTGAAGAACAAGACCGCGCTCGTGCTGGGCGCCAGCAGTGGCCTCGGCGCCGCGATTGCGCGCACGCTGGCGGCGGAAGGCGCCCGTGTGGCCGTCGCCGCACGGCGGGTGGACCGTCTGGACGCCCTCGTCGCCGAGATCGAGGCGGCGGGCGGACAGGCGTTCGCGCTGGCCTGGGACCTCGCCGATCTGGCGCAGACCGGGCCGAACGTCGCCGCCATCGAGGCCCGCTTCGGCCCGGTCGACATCCTCGTCAACAACACCGGTGGCCCGCCGCCGAGCACCGCCGCCGGCCAGCCGCCCGAGCGCTGGCTGGCGCAGTTCCAGGCCATGGTGCTGAGCGTGATCGCGGTGACCGACCGCGTGCTGCCCGGCATGAAGGCGCGGGGCTGGGGCCGCATCGTCACCAGCACCTCGTCCGGCGTGGTGGCCCCCATCGCCAACCTGGCGATGTCCAACGCGCTGCGGCTGTCGCTGGTCGGCTGGTCGAAGACGCTGGCGCGGGAAGTGGCCCGGGATGGCATCACCGCCAACATCGTGGTTCCGGGCCGCATCGCCACCGACCGCATCCAGTTTCTGGACGAGCAGGCGGCGCAGCGGCAGGGCAAGGACCTCGCACAGGTGCAGGCCGACAGCGCCGCTGCCATCCCGATGGGCCGCGTCGGTGACGTGCAGGAATACGCCGACGTGGTGGCCTTCCTCGCGAGTGCGCGGGCCTCGTATGTCACCGGGTCGGTGGTGCGGGTCGACGGCGGAATGATCACCGCGGTGTGAGCGGGCTGGTGCTGGCCGGCTGATGCCATGACCCGCTACGCTGATCTGGCCGACGACCTGACCGACGCGATCCGCCGCGGCGCCCTGCGCCCGGGCGAGCGGCTGCCATCCGTGCGCCAGGCCTGCGCGAGCAGAGGTGTCAGTGCCTCGACGGTATTCCAGGCCTATGACCTGCTGGAAGCGCGCGGGCTGATCGAGTCGCGACCGCGCTCGGGCTTCTTCGTGCGGGCACCACAGTCCGGCGTGGCGGCCGAGCCGATGGCCACCATGCCGGTCGGCGATACCACCGAAGTGGCCATCGCCGACCTGGTCATGCAGGTGCTCGGATCGACCCGCGACCGCGACGTCGTGCCGCTCGGCTCGGCGTTCCCGAGTCCGCGGCTGTTTCCGCTGGCCGATCTGGCCCGCAGCGGTGCACGGTCGATGCGCGCGCTCGACCCGGACCGGCTGGTCGAGGACCTGAGCGCCGGCAACGAGCGCCTGCGCCACCAGATCGCGCGGCGCCAGACGCTCGCCGGCATCGCGGTGGATCCGGACGAGATCGTCATCACCCACGGCGCGATGGAGGCACTGGACCTGTGCCTGCGGCTGCTGACGCGTCCCGGAGACATCGTCGCCGTCGAGTCGCCGACCTTCTACGCCGCGCTGCAGGCGCTGGAGCGCCACGGGCTGCGCGCGGTCGAGGTCGCGACCGACCCGCGCGACGGTGTCGACCCGGACGCGCTGGCCGCCGTGCTGGCGCGCCACCGCGTGGCGGCCTGCTGGCTGATGCCGAATTTCCAGAATCCGCTGGGCAGCCTGATGCCGGTGGAGCGCAAGCGGGCCGTGGTCGCGCTGCTGGCCCGCCACGGCGTGCCGCTGATCGAGGACGATGTCTATGGCGAGCTGCACTTCGGTGCGACCCGCCCGCCGCCGGCCAAGGCCTTTGACGAGGCGGGAGGCGTCCTGCACTGCACGTCGTTCTCGAAGTGCCTGGCGCCGGGGTACCGGGTCGGCTGGGTCTCTGCGGGCCAGCATGCGCCGGCATTGCGGCGGCTCAAGACCATGACGTCGCTGGCGACCGCCGTGCCCTCGCAGCTCGCGATCGCCGAGTACCTGGTGCAGGGCGGCTTCGACCGCCACCTGCGCCAGTTGCGGCGCCGGCTGGAGGTGCAGCAGCAGGCCATGCGCGCCGGGATCGAACGCCATTTTCCGGTCGGGACCCGGGTGTCGAGGCCGCAGGGCGGCTATTTCCTGTGGCTGGAACTGCCCGAAGGCGCCGATGCGCTGGCGCTGCACCGCCAGGCGCTGGCGTGCAGCATCAGCATCGCGCCGGGGCCACTGTTCAGTGCCGACCATCGGCTGCGCCGTGGCCTGCGGCTGAATTTCGGCCACCCGCCGGAGGACACCCGGATCGCCGGTGCCCTGGAGACCCTGGGCCAGCTGGCCGGACGCACGGGGATCAGCGCGGCACGATGAAGGTGCTGGACTCCCGCACGGACCGCCGGCGGCCATCCGCCTGCGCCACCTCGATGACGAAGTCCACCGGCAGGGTGTGTCCGGCCTCCGCCAGCGCCCGCTCGGCCGGCAGGCGCACCCGCACCACCATCGCCCCGGTGTCGGCTGCTGCCAGCGCCACGGTGTCCACCGGATCGACCAGCAGGGTCCCGCCCAGGCGGTCCTGCACCGCCAGGCGGCCTTGCAGGGGTGCGCCCGTGGCGTTCATCAGCTGGAGGCGGTAGACGTTCTCGACCGTGCCGTCCTCGACCGGACGGGCCATCACGCCCCGGTCGCGCAGGATGTCGAAGCGCAGCGGTGCGCGCTGCAGCAAGCCGCCGCCCATCGCTGCCACCGCCAGCCCCAGCAAGGCGCCATACACCGCCACCCGTGGCCGCAGCAGCCGCGACCACCGGCCAGCGGACGCCCCGGTCCCATCGCGGTCCGAGAACCGGATCAGGCCGCGCGGCTGGTGGATCTGGTCCATCACCTGGTCGCAGGCGTCGATGCAGACGCCACAGCCGATGCACTCGTACTGCAGTCCGTTGCGGATGTCGATGCCGACCGGACAGACCTGCACACACAACGTGCAGTCGATGCAGGCCCCTGGTGCCGACTCCCGTGGGGCGTCCTGTCTGGCCGTGGCCCGCTGGCGGCGCGGCTCACCGCGCCCCGCGTCGTAGCCCACGACCAGCGAGCGCGGGTCCATCATCGAGCCCTGGAACCGGGCATACGGGCACATGTGCAGGCAGACCTGCTCGCGCAGCCAGCCGGCGTTGCCGTAGGTGGCCAGGGTGTAGAAGCCGGTCCAGAACAGGTCCCAGGGGCCGACCGTGCCGGCGGGAATGGACGCGGCGAGTTCGCGGATCGGCGTGAAATAGCCGGTGAAGGTGAAGCCGGTCCACAGCGCGAAGGCCATCCACGCCAGGTGCTTGCCGCCGCGGCGCAGCAGCTTGGTGGTGTGCCAGGGCGCGCGGTCCAGCCGCAGGCGCGCGGTCCGGTCGCCCTCGAAGCGCCGCTCGATCCACAGGAAGATCTCGGTGTAGACCGTCTGCGGGCACGAAAAGCCGCACCAGACCCGGCCGGCCAGCGCCGTGGCCAGGAACAGCAGCAGCGCCGAGGCCACCAGCAGGCCCGTCAGGTAGACCAGGTCCTGCGGCCACAGCACCAGACCGAAGACGTCGAAGCGCTGTTTCTCCAGATAGAACAGCAGGGCCTGCCGGCCGTCGATCTGCAGCCAGGGAATGCCCAGGAAGAAGGCCTGCGTCAGCAGCACGAACACATGGCGCAGGCGGGTGAAGCGGCCCCGGCTGGCGCGGGGGTGCAGGCGCTGTGCGGCCGGATGGATCGGAATGACGACACGGGCTGGTGCCGTCCCGGAGGTCGACGTGGACGGGGTGGTGGCGTCCGTGTTCATGGTGCGGTGTCCAGACCTGCGCACAGCGCTTGCCGTACCGCCAGCACGCGGGCGTCGAGCGCATCGGCCTCGCTGTCGAGGATCTCGTCGTCGCGGAAGAAGACGCCTTCGACGTCCAGCCGCGCTGTGCGGGTGCCGTGCCAGTGGGCACCGTCGTGGTCCGGGCCTCGGCGAATGCCGTCCTGATCGCCGCTCAGCAGCACGACCGTGCGCTGGTCGTCTTCAAAGTGCACCGGTGCGACCAGGACATGGCCGGCCCACTGCAGATTGGTCACCGATCCCAGTGATCCGTAGAGGCGCCAGGCCCGATCGCGGCGGCGTCCCGCCAGCGGGATGCGCTGGGCGTCGGGCAGCAGGCAGGCCCCGGCGCGGTGACCGGCGATCAGGTCGGGCAGGAGGTGCTCGGCCACGGCGCGGTTGCTGGCCTGGTGCAACTGCTCGATGCACAGCCGCTGTGCCCATAGCACCCGGGCGGCTCCGGGTGCGCAACGTGCCAGCGCTGCCATGGCTTGTGTCAGGTCCGCGAGGGTCCCGCCTACGCCCCCGGCGCTGACAGGCAGGGCCAGCCCGGTGAGGCCCTGGGCCGCGATCCAACCCAGCCAGAGGTCGCCCTGGACGTTCGGATGCGGGTGGTGGGGTGGGGCGTGCAGTGCGGCGGAGCGCGGCATCAGGCCATGCATGGCAGTGTGGACTCTGGTGGAACAGGGTTGCCACTGTGCTGCGCCGTCTTCTGCACCGCAAGACGCAGAATTCGTCAAAAGAAACCAGATCAGATGGGCTGGCGTCAGATCGTGGCGCGCCACCGAAACCGTGAAGACCCCGCCGGACCCGATCAGGCTCTGCGTCTTGCGGCAGTCGATGCTGGCCACCAGCGCGTCGAGTTCCGCCTGGGGGCGCAGCCGCATCTGCCACGGCTCGCTGCGGATGTGCGGCGCATGGATCGTGGATCCAGGTGGCTGCGATGACCGCCCCGACGCTGTTGGCGATGACCACCATGTCCTCGGGGGCAAAGCCGTGGACCTGCCGGAGGTGGCGGATGAATCAGTGGAAGTCCTGCACGGTCGTGTTCACCCGCTACGACAAGCTCG is a window from the Sphaerotilus montanus genome containing:
- a CDS encoding acyl-CoA dehydrogenase family protein, with the protein product MHGLMPRSAALHAPPHHPHPNVQGDLWLGWIAAQGLTGLALPVSAGGVGGTLADLTQAMAALARCAPGAARVLWAQRLCIEQLHQASNRAVAEHLLPDLIAGHRAGACLLPDAQRIPLAGRRRDRAWRLYGSLGSVTNLQWAGHVLVAPVHFEDDQRTVVLLSGDQDGIRRGPDHDGAHWHGTRTARLDVEGVFFRDDEILDSEADALDARVLAVRQALCAGLDTAP